The following are from one region of the Amedibacterium intestinale genome:
- the dapD gene encoding 2,3,4,5-tetrahydropyridine-2,6-dicarboxylate N-acetyltransferase produces the protein MESKDIIAYLKNAKKKTPVCIYIKTKQPVDFPNTEIYGIQDKIIFGDWEDIHPVLEKNKEYIIQYHVESSCRYSACDLFNPLSCHARIEPGAILRDKVDIGEHVVVMMGAVINIGASIGEDTMIDMNAVVGGRAIIKKRCHIGAGSVIAGVIEPASAKPVIIEDDVMIGANAVILEGVHIGKHAVVGAGAVVLEDVEENCVVAGCPAKVLKRKDIQTIHKTSIQQDLRNL, from the coding sequence ATGGAATCTAAAGATATCATTGCCTATTTAAAAAATGCAAAAAAGAAAACTCCAGTATGTATATATATAAAAACAAAACAGCCTGTAGATTTTCCAAATACAGAAATATATGGAATACAAGATAAGATTATCTTTGGAGACTGGGAAGATATTCATCCTGTTTTAGAGAAAAATAAGGAATATATTATACAATATCATGTGGAATCCTCCTGTCGCTATTCTGCCTGTGATCTTTTTAATCCTTTATCTTGTCATGCAAGAATAGAACCTGGTGCTATTCTTCGAGACAAGGTAGATATAGGAGAACATGTTGTCGTTATGATGGGAGCTGTCATTAATATCGGGGCCAGTATTGGAGAAGATACGATGATTGATATGAATGCGGTCGTAGGTGGCAGAGCCATTATCAAAAAAAGATGTCATATAGGGGCAGGCAGTGTAATTGCTGGTGTAATAGAACCTGCCAGTGCCAAACCTGTTATTATCGAAGATGATGTTATGATTGGGGCAAATGCTGTTATTTTAGAAGGGGTGCATATTGGAAAACACGCCGTTGTTGGTGCGGGTGCTGTAGTATTAGAAGATGTAGAAGAAAACTGTGTGGTTGCTGGCTGTCCTGCCAAAGTATTAAAAAGAAAGGATATACAAACCATCCATAAAACTTCTATTCAACAAGATTTAAGAAACCTGTAA
- a CDS encoding GNAT family N-acetyltransferase, with the protein MIIRNAEKKDIERILEVFASAKAYMRKNGNTKQWADSYPDTETILEDIKEKQFYVMEEDNCIHGVFAFIIGEDPTYRIIENGEWKSDTLYGTIHRLASTGYTKNVFHEVMNFCLQKISHIRADTHEDNLIMQNLLLKEGFEECGIIYVRDHTPRKAYQYIKG; encoded by the coding sequence ATGATCATTAGAAATGCAGAAAAAAAGGATATAGAAAGAATTTTAGAAGTCTTTGCAAGTGCGAAAGCATATATGAGAAAAAATGGAAATACAAAACAGTGGGCAGACAGTTATCCGGATACGGAAACAATTTTAGAAGATATAAAAGAAAAACAGTTTTATGTTATGGAAGAAGACAATTGTATTCATGGAGTGTTTGCATTTATTATCGGAGAAGATCCAACTTATCGCATCATTGAAAATGGAGAATGGAAAAGTGATACCCTGTATGGTACAATTCATCGTTTAGCAAGCACAGGCTACACAAAAAATGTTTTCCATGAAGTCATGAACTTCTGTTTACAAAAAATTTCTCATATACGTGCAGATACACATGAAGATAATCTTATTATGCAGAATCTATTATTAAAAGAAGGATTTGAAGAATGTGGGATTATCTATGTCAGAGATCATACCCCAAGAAAAGCTTACCAGTATATAAAAGGATAA
- a CDS encoding extracellular solute-binding protein — MKKKLLLILMFMYLASGCTAATKIEKLPMEDNGRIIVEVENEDYALKLKELWNKRYPNKQSAIIFRISPYMPHKELDADIIWTNDLEALQLTSKLQNIPIQEEYKIEKHLVRKELEHIFVPVCAKGKLFLYNEQTLHEKGKKIEDLESFESMMENHISYYHSHDLDYIYPFIKDGFIMQDKRKQENYPDKEIFSVQIDHYKKLYHDAHFMDDIYLQPNFFFDDTYPCGLFDSEVSIENTIPYKQQKLHYMPMPTWNDQQLHPACVTYGFAVNKKSKYSGLAQAFLELVKSKEGIQALADSQVSVPLIKEEDFDDFYIFDHTRKEKILAMNASELYPLIQLRNTNKNLYSILQNVDITGILQNYICSKQSSLHVYEEIYEHMQHFLDDS, encoded by the coding sequence TTGAAAAAGAAACTTCTGCTTATACTTATGTTTATGTACTTGGCTTCTGGTTGTACAGCAGCTACGAAAATAGAAAAGCTTCCTATGGAGGACAATGGAAGAATCATTGTTGAAGTGGAGAATGAAGATTATGCGTTAAAATTAAAAGAGTTATGGAACAAAAGATATCCAAATAAACAGAGTGCGATTATATTTCGTATTTCTCCATACATGCCGCATAAAGAATTGGATGCAGATATTATATGGACAAATGATTTGGAAGCTTTACAACTAACATCAAAATTACAAAACATACCAATACAGGAAGAATATAAAATAGAAAAACATCTAGTAAGAAAAGAACTAGAACATATATTTGTGCCTGTTTGCGCAAAGGGAAAACTTTTTCTTTATAATGAACAAACTTTACATGAGAAAGGGAAAAAGATAGAGGATTTAGAAAGCTTTGAATCTATGATGGAGAATCATATTTCTTATTATCACAGTCATGATTTAGATTATATATATCCATTTATTAAAGATGGTTTTATCATGCAGGATAAAAGAAAACAAGAAAATTATCCAGACAAAGAAATATTCAGTGTACAGATAGATCATTATAAAAAGCTGTATCACGATGCACATTTTATGGACGATATTTACTTGCAGCCTAACTTCTTTTTCGATGATACCTATCCATGTGGATTGTTTGACAGTGAAGTATCTATCGAAAATACAATACCATATAAACAGCAAAAACTTCATTATATGCCAATGCCCACATGGAATGATCAGCAACTTCATCCTGCTTGTGTAACCTATGGATTTGCGGTAAATAAGAAAAGTAAATATTCTGGGTTAGCGCAGGCGTTTCTAGAATTAGTAAAAAGCAAAGAAGGTATCCAGGCATTAGCGGATAGTCAAGTTTCTGTTCCTTTAATAAAAGAAGAGGATTTTGATGACTTTTATATTTTTGACCATACAAGAAAAGAAAAAATACTTGCGATGAATGCATCAGAGCTTTATCCATTGATACAATTAAGGAATACGAATAAAAATTTGTATTCTATTTTACAGAATGTAGATATTACAGGCATTTTACAAAACTATATTTGTTCAAAGCAATCATCTCTTCATGTATATGAAGAAATTTATGAGCATATGCAACATTTTTTAGATGATTCTTAA
- a CDS encoding Rpn family recombination-promoting nuclease/putative transposase, which produces MSNLDILSRDFWKDNKRFADLFNTVLYEGKQVILPEKLMEADSNLSGSIQTKKKEDVFVERRADLIRKFAGDSEYAIFLLENQSHIHYGMPLRVMMYDALGYREECAKKKRENKGNAVYANRDEFLSGMRKEERIHPVFTLVVYYGEKPWDGPRRLKDMMVDMPKWMEKSFSDYSMNLLEIRSSEHTFQNEDVSKLVYMIQHIYRKQIEEMKKECADVYVKKDVIKLAGVITENEEIIKYAEEHKEEEVLNMCEATKQWEEEIGRRNTNNIINMMGVRKEGEENLAPEEAIERLKLKEKTEGEENGEHNKSIEIAEKMKEKGYSTKEIEELTGILLH; this is translated from the coding sequence ATGTCAAATCTGGATATTTTATCCAGGGATTTCTGGAAGGACAACAAGCGTTTTGCGGATTTATTCAACACGGTCTTATACGAAGGAAAACAGGTCATTCTTCCTGAAAAACTGATGGAGGCAGACAGCAATCTGTCAGGAAGCATTCAGACAAAAAAGAAGGAAGATGTCTTTGTTGAAAGAAGGGCAGATCTAATTAGAAAGTTTGCAGGGGACAGTGAATATGCGATCTTCCTGCTGGAAAACCAAAGCCACATCCATTATGGGATGCCTTTGCGGGTAATGATGTACGATGCCTTAGGGTATCGTGAAGAATGTGCAAAGAAGAAAAGAGAAAATAAAGGAAATGCAGTTTATGCAAACAGGGATGAATTCCTGTCAGGAATGCGAAAAGAAGAGAGAATCCATCCTGTATTTACTCTGGTGGTATACTATGGGGAAAAGCCATGGGATGGACCAAGAAGATTAAAAGACATGATGGTGGATATGCCAAAATGGATGGAGAAAAGCTTCAGCGACTATTCTATGAACCTGCTGGAAATACGGTCAAGTGAACATACATTTCAAAACGAGGATGTAAGCAAGCTTGTTTATATGATCCAGCACATCTACAGAAAACAGATAGAAGAGATGAAAAAAGAATGTGCAGATGTGTATGTAAAAAAAGATGTCATAAAGCTGGCAGGAGTTATAACAGAAAATGAAGAAATCATAAAGTATGCGGAAGAACACAAAGAAGAGGAGGTACTAAATATGTGTGAAGCAACGAAACAGTGGGAAGAGGAAATTGGAAGAAGAAACACAAACAATATCATCAACATGATGGGAGTAAGAAAAGAAGGAGAAGAAAACCTAGCACCGGAAGAAGCAATTGAAAGATTAAAACTAAAAGAAAAAACAGAAGGTGAAGAAAATGGAGAACACAACAAATCAATAGAAATAGCAGAGAAAATGAAAGAAAAAGGATATTCTACAAAAGAAATAGAAGAACTAACAGGAATCCTTCTACATTAG
- a CDS encoding alpha-amylase family protein has translation MKYLKCLLETLEKQEELHHKDIYNYVIPSSWNTYGYKSAHVLKSKEIIVNPYSFYNYTLHSMFEKNEDQSKKLEDKNEKWLKNTSIYAMNIRAHSAWDHDRDEHVSQDNLYHMHDNGTFLKSMILLPFLKRMGINTILLSSVAKLGKTSRHHKYPVKEAVYDFQSVDENLADSLVDMNAKEQCAAFVEACHYMGMRVIFEYCPGKLARENVYIKKHPEWFYWIQKDYLKDYHAPECSALPNNVIPHTYTLKDFYQSEDVKSHIAQFRKYPKTDSFSTLKEIEDAYDITVAPFIVDQINANIPCDDDTTLFRLYEKPSSHIPKHISTEIPYMSEDTIRNDLHPGKLPIQELWDMLCENIIWMKDNFHIDGIFLQKPYLLSEKLQKQICKAAKRNHKDFVMIVEENTIENCSLWIEKGFDAISGSSGYESSDIWNRSFQTFAYRLKQNPCPVFAAGEYTDARRICCMDGGKKLSILLHVMSHFLPNAIPFMLNGAECMETQPLQLSEYGDSKYLYTVSKDDPRYLKQAYLDSYAFDYRNSDLNALASILEPAEKLRQKYVWNCTPEHCIPVWFSSPKDEALGFTYIKDDSALMVVANTNIHNVTSLQIHTENLFTELPFSLNDVHQILSTEDPYVHDVSFDTFRNIPLEFQPGEVKFLLFQRKIEKN, from the coding sequence ATGAAATACTTAAAATGTCTGTTAGAGACATTAGAAAAACAGGAAGAACTTCATCATAAAGATATTTATAATTATGTAATTCCTTCCTCCTGGAACACGTATGGATATAAATCTGCACATGTTTTAAAATCAAAAGAAATCATCGTTAATCCGTATAGTTTTTATAACTATACCTTGCATTCCATGTTTGAAAAAAATGAAGATCAATCCAAGAAATTAGAGGATAAAAATGAAAAGTGGTTAAAAAATACAAGTATCTATGCAATGAATATACGTGCACATTCCGCATGGGATCATGATCGTGATGAACATGTCAGCCAAGATAATCTTTATCATATGCATGATAATGGAACATTTTTAAAAAGCATGATCCTGCTTCCCTTTTTAAAACGTATGGGTATCAATACCATTTTATTATCCAGTGTTGCAAAGCTTGGGAAAACTTCTAGACATCATAAATATCCAGTCAAGGAAGCCGTATATGATTTTCAATCTGTTGATGAAAACTTAGCGGATTCTTTGGTTGATATGAATGCAAAAGAGCAGTGTGCAGCTTTTGTAGAGGCATGTCATTATATGGGGATGCGTGTTATTTTTGAATATTGCCCGGGAAAATTAGCAAGAGAAAATGTTTATATCAAAAAACATCCAGAATGGTTTTACTGGATTCAAAAAGATTATCTAAAAGATTATCACGCTCCAGAATGCAGTGCACTGCCAAACAATGTGATTCCTCATACATATACATTAAAAGATTTTTATCAAAGTGAAGATGTAAAATCGCATATTGCACAGTTCAGAAAATATCCAAAAACAGATAGTTTTTCTACTTTAAAAGAAATAGAAGATGCTTATGATATCACTGTTGCACCTTTTATCGTTGATCAAATTAACGCAAATATTCCTTGTGATGATGATACAACCCTCTTTCGATTATATGAAAAACCTTCTTCTCATATTCCAAAACATATATCAACAGAAATTCCTTATATGAGTGAAGATACAATTCGAAATGATCTTCATCCAGGAAAACTGCCTATACAGGAATTATGGGATATGCTTTGTGAAAATATCATATGGATGAAAGACAATTTCCATATTGATGGTATCTTTCTGCAGAAACCTTATTTACTGAGTGAAAAGCTGCAAAAACAAATTTGTAAAGCTGCAAAAAGAAATCATAAAGATTTTGTGATGATCGTAGAAGAAAACACAATAGAAAATTGTAGTCTTTGGATAGAAAAAGGATTTGATGCGATAAGTGGAAGCAGCGGATATGAGAGTAGTGATATATGGAATCGAAGCTTTCAAACGTTTGCCTATCGTTTAAAACAAAATCCTTGTCCTGTATTTGCGGCTGGTGAATATACAGACGCAAGACGAATCTGCTGTATGGATGGAGGTAAAAAGCTCAGTATTTTACTTCATGTAATGAGTCATTTTCTTCCAAATGCCATTCCATTTATGTTGAATGGTGCAGAATGTATGGAAACACAGCCTCTTCAATTAAGTGAATATGGAGATTCAAAATACTTATATACCGTATCAAAAGATGATCCAAGATATTTAAAACAGGCTTATCTGGATTCTTATGCTTTTGATTACAGAAATTCTGATTTAAATGCTTTAGCCTCTATCTTGGAACCTGCTGAAAAACTGCGACAGAAATATGTATGGAATTGCACACCTGAACATTGTATCCCTGTATGGTTTTCTTCTCCAAAAGATGAGGCCTTGGGATTTACATATATAAAAGATGATTCGGCTTTAATGGTTGTAGCCAATACAAATATTCATAATGTAACATCCCTGCAGATTCATACAGAAAATCTCTTCACAGAACTTCCTTTTTCCTTAAATGATGTACATCAGATTTTATCTACAGAAGACCCTTATGTTCATGATGTTTCTTTCGATACATTTAGAAACATACCACTAGAATTTCAACCGGGTGAAGTTAAATTTTTATTGTTTCAAAGAAAAATAGAAAAAAACTAA
- a CDS encoding glycosyltransferase, with protein sequence MNIKFILSIGYGLCWFFFSLYFALIWGREISDELPVIYVWWVIIGIALLPGFLMNTMFFSNLLNQKMKHYPNTDEDITLLLCDHNEEVNIKETIQSILNQKYLGHIRVIVVDNASTDKTKEMVCSMRKDVPCQCTLEYTFCKELGKSKALNHGLRFVNTNYFLTVDADTCLEKHAVQNIMNHIVYKKSACVAANLFVKNTNDSFISKIQTYDYLLSIASVKRFQGSYHSTLVAQGAFSAYKTAVVKSMNGWKDVMGEDIVLTYEILNKKLASTYEPSAVGYTKVPATFDGLYNQRKRWAIGMIEGLSFIPPWKQTGFYPKFFTTINLSVIYLDLAFLFGFIPGVILAFLGYYYFIGFLTLFTIIFCILLYATMYLYQKKLHIEFQNSISGFVGFLLFFQFIQSISSLHGYCIRLFHRKEQWK encoded by the coding sequence GTGAATATAAAATTTATTCTTTCTATAGGTTATGGGCTTTGCTGGTTTTTCTTTTCTTTATATTTTGCACTTATATGGGGAAGAGAAATAAGTGATGAACTACCTGTAATTTATGTATGGTGGGTAATTATCGGTATTGCGTTGTTGCCTGGTTTTTTAATGAATACCATGTTTTTTTCTAATCTGTTAAACCAAAAAATGAAACACTATCCAAATACTGATGAAGATATAACCCTTCTTTTATGTGATCATAATGAAGAAGTTAATATAAAAGAAACCATACAGAGTATTCTTAACCAAAAATATCTTGGTCATATACGAGTGATTGTTGTGGACAATGCCTCTACAGATAAAACAAAAGAAATGGTATGTTCAATGAGAAAAGATGTTCCTTGTCAATGTACTTTAGAGTATACATTTTGTAAAGAATTAGGAAAATCAAAGGCTTTAAATCATGGTTTACGTTTCGTTAATACAAATTATTTTCTTACTGTAGATGCGGATACCTGTCTAGAAAAACATGCTGTACAAAATATTATGAATCACATTGTATATAAAAAAAGTGCATGTGTTGCGGCAAATTTATTTGTTAAAAACACAAATGACTCTTTTATATCAAAGATACAAACTTATGATTATCTTTTAAGTATTGCATCTGTAAAAAGATTTCAAGGCTCTTATCATTCTACTCTTGTCGCACAAGGAGCTTTTAGTGCCTATAAGACTGCTGTTGTAAAAAGTATGAACGGGTGGAAAGATGTAATGGGTGAAGACATTGTATTAACCTATGAAATATTAAACAAAAAGCTAGCCTCTACTTATGAACCATCTGCGGTAGGCTATACAAAAGTTCCAGCTACTTTTGATGGATTGTATAATCAGCGTAAACGCTGGGCAATTGGTATGATTGAAGGACTTAGCTTTATTCCGCCATGGAAACAAACAGGATTTTATCCAAAATTTTTCACCACTATCAATCTATCGGTAATTTATTTAGATCTAGCTTTTTTATTTGGATTTATTCCAGGAGTTATACTTGCTTTTTTAGGTTATTACTATTTTATTGGATTTTTAACTTTATTTACAATTATCTTTTGTATCCTTTTATATGCAACGATGTATTTATATCAAAAAAAGCTTCATATAGAGTTTCAAAACTCTATCTCAGGATTTGTTGGATTTCTATTATTTTTTCAGTTTATACAAAGTATTTCTTCTTTACATGGATATTGTATTCGTTTATTTCACAGAAAGGAGCAATGGAAATGA
- the dapF gene encoding diaminopimelate epimerase, giving the protein MLTFYKYHGLGNDFLILNKKEVKNQDIYRLTKKLCDRHFGIGADGIILSDELSMEIYNADGSYAQMCGNGIRCYAKYCYDEGICRDTSYDLTCGKQKIPIQILSLDPFMVNVNMGIPLYDADAIGVRKDLYRLPYPFLMKDGTVLKGYSFFMTNTHTVIFVDRLQEDNIMDWGEQICHHPLFQDGTNVDFVQIINTSTLAVRTYERGVGLSLSCGSGACAAFAASHRFKNTSSMMNILFLKGELGVFLEEEHIHMVGSASRIAKGVYDGI; this is encoded by the coding sequence ATGCTTACATTTTATAAATATCATGGACTTGGAAATGATTTTCTTATTTTGAATAAAAAAGAGGTAAAGAATCAAGATATCTATAGATTAACGAAAAAGTTATGTGATCGTCATTTTGGCATTGGGGCAGATGGTATTATTCTTTCTGATGAATTATCAATGGAAATTTATAACGCGGATGGCTCTTATGCGCAAATGTGTGGAAATGGCATACGATGCTATGCGAAATACTGTTATGATGAAGGAATATGCAGAGATACTTCTTATGATTTAACATGTGGGAAACAAAAAATTCCTATACAGATTCTTTCACTTGATCCCTTTATGGTAAATGTGAATATGGGAATTCCTTTATATGATGCGGATGCAATAGGTGTTCGCAAAGATTTATATCGCCTTCCTTATCCTTTTCTTATGAAAGATGGAACGGTACTAAAAGGTTATAGTTTTTTTATGACAAACACACATACCGTTATTTTTGTAGATCGTTTACAAGAAGATAACATTATGGATTGGGGAGAACAAATTTGTCATCATCCTTTATTTCAGGATGGCACAAATGTAGACTTTGTACAAATTATAAATACCTCTACCCTTGCTGTTCGTACGTATGAAAGAGGTGTTGGATTAAGTTTGTCTTGTGGCAGTGGTGCTTGTGCTGCCTTTGCGGCTTCGCATCGATTTAAAAACACTTCCTCCATGATGAATATTTTATTTTTGAAAGGGGAATTGGGAGTTTTTTTAGAAGAAGAACATATCCATATGGTTGGAAGTGCTTCTAGAATTGCGAAAGGAGTATATGATGGAATCTAA